The Chitinophagaceae bacterium genome window below encodes:
- a CDS encoding DUF3375 domain-containing protein codes for MDFAKAYSLYKNDKTLQILRAEHFPLLISFFHLAFKQQDRIFYQQQDLRNILSDFLYSLEQQGIDDFRNDPLDYLQQWAKQGYLRRYYDVGDEPVYELTPATENALKWLDDLTKQQFVGTHSRLLQLFSILKQLVNNTASPYDRVKKLEEDRIKLDKEIEDAKRGIYEKTDDTRIREDYLLAEETAKRLLADFRQVEQNFRELDKDTRQAIIKSSLTKGKLLDDIFSKQDFLWSTDQGKSFKAFWEFLMSRNMQEELELLITKINELPAIKQLKSDVTIDRLKTNLVEAGDKVNRTNDGLLEQLRKFVEQKSLLESKRILNGLEWIETHLLELKDSIDTNFPLLTIDGLFKPSFIMERPLFKPPVKVIFQDIEITEGESNAETDALYEQFFIDIELLKENIRLLLKNKSQVSLNEVFRHYKPVKGIAEVLGYMQIASRENKHLIDFERSQELIIENIETEKQFTVQVPVVVFNR; via the coding sequence ATGGATTTTGCAAAAGCATATTCGCTTTATAAAAATGATAAAACCCTTCAGATACTGAGGGCGGAGCATTTTCCATTATTGATTAGTTTTTTTCATTTGGCTTTTAAGCAGCAGGACAGAATATTCTATCAACAGCAAGACCTGAGAAATATTTTAAGTGATTTCTTGTATTCCTTAGAGCAACAGGGAATTGACGACTTCAGGAACGACCCATTGGATTATCTGCAACAATGGGCCAAGCAAGGTTATTTAAGGCGATATTATGATGTAGGTGATGAACCAGTGTATGAACTTACTCCTGCCACCGAAAATGCTTTAAAGTGGTTAGACGATTTGACTAAACAACAATTTGTTGGTACACACAGCCGGTTGCTGCAATTGTTTTCTATTTTAAAACAACTGGTAAATAACACAGCCTCTCCATATGACCGGGTAAAAAAACTGGAAGAAGACAGGATAAAACTGGATAAAGAAATTGAAGATGCGAAAAGAGGTATTTATGAAAAAACAGATGATACAAGAATAAGAGAAGATTATCTTTTAGCAGAAGAAACTGCTAAAAGGTTACTGGCGGATTTCAGGCAGGTGGAACAAAACTTCAGGGAGTTAGATAAAGATACCCGGCAGGCCATTATTAAAAGCAGCCTTACTAAAGGCAAACTACTGGATGATATATTCAGCAAACAGGATTTTTTGTGGAGTACCGACCAGGGAAAAAGTTTTAAAGCTTTTTGGGAGTTTTTAATGAGCAGAAACATGCAGGAAGAATTGGAGTTGCTTATTACAAAAATCAATGAACTCCCTGCTATAAAACAATTGAAAAGCGATGTTACGATTGACAGGTTAAAAACAAACCTGGTAGAAGCCGGGGATAAAGTAAACCGCACAAATGATGGGTTGCTGGAACAACTACGAAAATTTGTAGAGCAGAAAAGTTTGCTGGAAAGTAAAAGAATCCTAAATGGTTTAGAATGGATAGAAACACATTTACTGGAACTGAAAGACAGCATAGATACAAATTTTCCCTTGCTTACAATTGATGGCTTATTTAAGCCGTCTTTCATTATGGAACGTCCGCTTTTCAAACCACCTGTCAAAGTAATTTTTCAGGATATTGAAATAACAGAAGGCGAATCGAATGCTGAAACGGATGCACTTTATGAACAGTTTTTTATTGACATAGAATTATTGAAGGAAAATATCCGACTGTTGCTGAAAAACAAATCGCAAGTTTCATTAAATGAGGTATTCCGGCATTATAAGCCGGTGAAGGGTATTGCAGAGGTTTTGGGGTATATGCAAATTGCTTCAAGAGAAAATAAACACCTGATTGATTTTGAAAGAAGCCAGGAATTAATTATTGAAAACATTGAAACAGAAAAACAATTTACAGTACAAGTACCTGTAGTGGTATTTAACAGATAA
- a CDS encoding DUF4194 domain-containing protein — MLKEYSLSLISLLKGVVYDHQKPAWTNLVDHEADVKKYFSTIGLELFMDKSEGYAFLKQTEFEEEVDVPKLAEKRQLDFYTSLLCLVLRKYLLEIDAQGGTVRAIIPQQEIVTRVKLFMPSAPDEAKQQDKIITTINKVIDIGFLRKVEGNTDNYEIHRIIKGFVNADEIDAALKRLESYAAEKKLTE, encoded by the coding sequence ATGCTAAAGGAATATTCACTTTCGCTGATTTCACTATTAAAAGGTGTGGTTTACGACCATCAAAAACCGGCATGGACAAATCTTGTTGACCATGAAGCCGATGTGAAAAAATATTTTTCAACTATCGGGCTTGAATTATTCATGGATAAAAGTGAAGGGTATGCTTTTTTAAAACAAACAGAGTTTGAAGAAGAAGTAGATGTTCCAAAGCTGGCTGAAAAGCGGCAATTGGATTTTTACACATCTCTGCTTTGCCTTGTTCTGCGTAAGTACTTATTAGAAATAGATGCACAGGGAGGAACGGTAAGAGCAATAATACCACAGCAGGAAATTGTAACAAGGGTAAAACTATTTATGCCTTCTGCACCAGATGAAGCAAAACAGCAGGACAAAATAATTACTACCATTAATAAGGTTATTGATATTGGTTTTCTGCGAAAGGTAGAGGGCAATACAGATAATTATGAAATACATAGAATTATTAAAGGCTTTGTAAATGCCGATGAAATAGATGCAGCACTAAAACGATTAGAAAGTTATGCCGCAGAAAAAAAACTTACCGAATAA
- a CDS encoding Fic family protein, with product MAYNKNQPFNDLPNLPPADFTESPEILRHLARAARHLGELNGLCASLPNPQLLINTIVLQESKDSSAIENIVTTQDELYKAASEEGTASHAAKEVLSYREALYVGLEKMTSQKNLLLTNTMVDIVQTIKQNKSGIRTTPGTALKNAINGEVIYTPPCCEDVLREKLAALEQFINDPDLSALDPLVKMAFIHYQFEAIHPFADGNGRAGRIVNALYLVQQELLSQPVLYLSSYIVKYKTEYYQLLRGITEKNNWHDWVMYILTALIETAQLTTKKIRSMLALKDEYEKQMKQTLGASFSYELLQLMFTLPYLKIELLEKREIAHRQTASVWLKKMTEANIVKPQKIGRTTYYINYRLMEVLSTD from the coding sequence ATGGCTTACAATAAAAATCAACCATTTAATGACCTTCCGAATCTTCCCCCGGCAGACTTTACAGAGTCACCGGAAATACTCCGGCACCTGGCAAGGGCAGCCCGACATTTAGGCGAATTAAATGGTCTTTGTGCTTCCTTACCAAACCCCCAACTGCTGATAAACACAATCGTTCTTCAGGAAAGTAAAGATAGTTCTGCCATTGAAAATATCGTTACCACTCAAGATGAACTATACAAAGCCGCCAGCGAAGAAGGAACGGCCAGCCATGCTGCTAAAGAAGTATTAAGTTATCGGGAAGCCTTATATGTGGGGTTGGAGAAAATGACATCACAAAAGAACCTGCTACTTACAAATACAATGGTTGACATTGTACAAACCATCAAGCAGAATAAATCGGGCATTCGTACCACACCTGGTACTGCGTTGAAAAATGCTATCAACGGAGAAGTAATTTACACGCCGCCATGTTGTGAAGATGTTTTAAGGGAAAAACTGGCTGCATTGGAACAATTTATCAACGACCCCGATTTATCAGCATTAGACCCCTTGGTTAAAATGGCCTTTATCCATTACCAGTTTGAAGCCATACATCCATTTGCTGATGGTAATGGCCGTGCAGGAAGAATTGTAAATGCTCTGTATCTGGTACAACAGGAATTATTATCGCAGCCGGTACTCTACCTAAGTTCTTATATTGTAAAATATAAAACAGAATACTATCAATTATTAAGAGGCATAACAGAAAAAAACAACTGGCATGATTGGGTAATGTATATACTTACCGCATTAATAGAAACTGCACAGCTTACCACTAAAAAAATAAGAAGTATGCTGGCTTTAAAAGATGAATATGAAAAACAGATGAAGCAAACATTAGGTGCGTCGTTCAGTTATGAATTGCTGCAGTTGATGTTTACACTACCTTATCTAAAGATTGAATTGCTGGAAAAAAGAGAAATTGCCCATCGGCAAACAGCTTCTGTATGGTTAAAGAAAATGACGGAAGCGAATATTGTTAAACCTCAAAAAATAGGAAGAACTACTTATTATATTAATTACCGGTTGATGGAAGTATTATCAACCGACTAA
- a CDS encoding glycoside hydrolase family 97 catalytic domain-containing protein produces the protein MIKEIIQAGLIILMGASCTSSMTVISPGKNNRISLELDEQGRLYYSIYSNSITAVEKSLLGMDIEDAALDFNSGIEFLKAEKTVINEIYTLPTGKTSSYTNKANETDFIFKNKHNKLLHVTCRAYDDGVAFRYIVENPGKITIKKENTRFNFPKNTKSWMMDYRPDYENSYPERTLDTIGIRPLSFPALLLNDKKLWVLFTEASVYDQPATHIQKAGSGNELKIEFPEPQFSVESKWVSPWRTFIIGTRLATIVETVMVENLNPPSVISDMSWIRPGVAVFPWWGNFMANSYLDTLKTYVDLASEMNWEWIEFDVSLVGSPLRTSKLWETTAWLPELTAYAKAKGISVYGWDEINVLNSSKGREHVFGKYVGLGIKGIKIDYIDSDKQYAMRFRKEAMEDAALKKLAVSFHGETLPHGQRRTYPNVLTLEAVRGAEFYIFSPAPTPAHNCTLPFTRNVVGPMDYTPVTFTIRPENPRITTYAHELALSVVFESGWQVMADRPKEYLHSPAKEFLKKLESAWDETRFIDGYPGKFICLARRKANKWFIAGINAGKERTVTIPLNFITSGKYSIEIYEDNPNEKMTNLHIRKETIASGAALTVTMLENGGFCTLVE, from the coding sequence ATGATCAAAGAAATTATTCAAGCCGGTTTGATTATATTGATGGGGGCATCCTGTACAAGCAGCATGACTGTAATTTCACCCGGAAAAAATAACCGGATTTCACTTGAATTGGATGAGCAGGGAAGATTATATTATTCAATTTATTCAAATAGCATCACAGCGGTAGAAAAGTCATTGTTGGGTATGGATATTGAAGATGCGGCACTTGACTTTAATTCAGGAATAGAGTTTTTGAAAGCAGAAAAAACAGTGATCAATGAAATCTATACGTTGCCCACGGGTAAGACTTCTTCTTACACTAATAAAGCCAATGAAACAGATTTCATTTTTAAAAATAAGCACAACAAGCTGCTGCACGTTACCTGTCGTGCTTATGATGATGGTGTTGCATTCCGCTATATCGTGGAGAATCCGGGGAAGATCACCATCAAGAAGGAGAATACACGGTTTAACTTTCCGAAGAATACAAAAAGCTGGATGATGGATTACCGGCCGGATTATGAAAATTCTTACCCCGAAAGAACACTCGATACCATTGGCATTCGACCCCTGTCATTTCCTGCATTGCTGCTTAATGATAAAAAACTCTGGGTTTTATTTACAGAAGCAAGTGTTTACGACCAGCCTGCCACCCATATTCAGAAAGCCGGTTCAGGTAATGAACTGAAAATTGAGTTTCCGGAGCCACAGTTTTCTGTTGAATCTAAATGGGTTTCTCCCTGGCGAACCTTCATTATAGGTACCAGGCTGGCTACCATTGTGGAAACCGTTATGGTAGAAAATCTAAACCCGCCTTCAGTTATTTCTGATATGAGCTGGATCCGACCGGGTGTAGCGGTATTTCCCTGGTGGGGTAATTTTATGGCCAACAGTTACCTTGATACGTTAAAAACATATGTTGACCTTGCTTCAGAAATGAATTGGGAATGGATTGAGTTTGATGTTTCACTGGTTGGTTCCCCTTTAAGGACTTCTAAGCTATGGGAAACTACGGCATGGTTACCGGAACTTACAGCTTATGCAAAGGCAAAAGGGATAAGTGTTTACGGTTGGGATGAAATTAATGTACTGAACAGTTCCAAAGGCAGGGAGCATGTTTTTGGGAAATATGTGGGCTTAGGGATTAAAGGCATTAAAATTGATTATATCGATTCGGATAAACAATATGCCATGCGTTTTCGAAAAGAAGCCATGGAGGATGCTGCCCTTAAAAAACTGGCGGTTAGCTTTCATGGTGAAACCTTGCCGCATGGCCAGCGCCGGACATACCCGAATGTATTAACCCTGGAAGCAGTAAGGGGAGCAGAGTTTTACATATTTTCACCCGCACCTACCCCCGCACATAATTGTACACTTCCTTTTACAAGGAATGTAGTGGGCCCCATGGATTATACCCCGGTTACTTTTACCATCCGGCCTGAAAATCCCCGGATAACCACATATGCGCATGAACTGGCTTTATCTGTGGTATTTGAATCGGGATGGCAGGTCATGGCCGATCGGCCGAAGGAATATCTCCATTCACCTGCAAAGGAATTCCTGAAAAAATTGGAATCAGCCTGGGATGAGACCCGTTTTATTGACGGTTATCCCGGGAAATTTATATGTTTAGCCCGGCGAAAAGCAAATAAATGGTTTATTGCCGGAATTAATGCAGGAAAAGAAAGGACAGTTACAATTCCGCTGAATTTTATCACATCGGGAAAATATTCTATTGAAATATATGAAGATAATCCAAACGAAAAAATGACCAACCTCCACATTCGTAAAGAAACAATTGCATCCGGAGCTGCCTTAACAGTGACAATGTTGGAAAACGGAGGATTTTGTACCCTCGTAGAGTAA
- a CDS encoding glycoside hydrolase family 27 protein: protein MKKLFVAVLLVISVQSLSQKFEDLALSPPMGWNSWNTFQTKINEELVKQTADYFISSGMKNAGYTYIVLDDGWMAMERDSITGNLIADPVKFPNGMKAVADYIHSKGLKFGLYNCAGTKTCAGYPGTRGYEFQDARLYASWGIDYLKFDFCNTEGINAKEAYTTMSKALRKAGHPIIFSLCEWGDNKPWLWAKNVGHLWRTTGDIGNVFDGIKQYTNWHSNGVMTIVDKQDTLQKYAGPDHWNDPDMLEVGNGMSVNEDCTHFSIWCMLAAPLMAGNDIRKMSKEILSILTNKDAIDINQDALGVQTFKYSDRDSVQTWLRPLQNGNWAVCFLNRSSRAQKIYFEWKKENVKDPFTGRSLAMTQENFKLFDIWNKRNIGTTEKTLMTVVPSHEILMLRLNK, encoded by the coding sequence ATGAAAAAACTTTTTGTCGCTGTATTATTGGTTATTTCAGTCCAATCACTTTCACAAAAGTTTGAAGATCTTGCCCTGAGTCCACCAATGGGCTGGAATAGCTGGAATACTTTTCAGACAAAGATTAATGAAGAGTTAGTGAAGCAAACAGCCGATTATTTTATTTCATCAGGAATGAAAAATGCCGGCTATACATATATTGTACTCGATGATGGATGGATGGCAATGGAAAGGGATAGTATTACGGGAAATCTAATTGCCGATCCGGTTAAATTTCCTAACGGAATGAAAGCTGTTGCCGATTATATACATTCCAAAGGTTTGAAATTCGGCTTATACAATTGTGCAGGAACAAAAACCTGTGCAGGTTATCCCGGAACAAGGGGATATGAATTCCAGGATGCACGACTCTATGCATCATGGGGTATTGATTATCTGAAATTTGATTTTTGCAATACCGAAGGGATTAACGCAAAAGAAGCTTATACTACAATGAGTAAGGCATTGCGCAAAGCAGGTCATCCCATCATTTTTAGTTTGTGTGAATGGGGTGATAACAAACCATGGCTCTGGGCAAAAAATGTTGGTCACTTGTGGCGCACTACCGGTGATATCGGAAATGTATTTGATGGAATTAAACAATATACGAACTGGCATTCAAATGGAGTAATGACGATAGTGGACAAGCAGGATACGTTGCAAAAATATGCAGGACCTGATCATTGGAATGATCCGGACATGCTTGAAGTGGGGAATGGTATGAGTGTTAACGAAGACTGTACCCATTTCTCTATATGGTGTATGCTCGCAGCACCCCTAATGGCAGGAAATGATATCCGGAAAATGAGCAAGGAAATTTTATCTATTCTTACTAATAAAGATGCTATAGATATCAATCAAGATGCTTTAGGAGTTCAGACATTTAAATATTCCGATAGGGACAGCGTGCAAACGTGGCTCAGGCCTTTACAAAATGGTAATTGGGCAGTTTGTTTTTTAAACCGCAGCAGCCGGGCACAAAAAATTTATTTCGAGTGGAAAAAGGAGAATGTAAAAGATCCGTTTACCGGCAGATCACTGGCTATGACACAAGAAAATTTCAAGTTGTTCGATATTTGGAATAAACGAAACATTGGAACAACTGAAAAAACGTTAATGACAGTTGTTCCCTCTCATGAGATATTAATGTTGAGATTGAATAAATAA
- a CDS encoding ATP-dependent exonuclease SbcCD, C subunit-like protein translates to MNEINFDTVIVNAGFRLQYLEVLNWGTFNNNIWRIEPKGFNSLLTGDIGSGKSTLVDALTTLLVPSYKITFNKAAGAEGKERNLLTYVRGEYKKEKEEITKTAKKIYLRPDDNTHTVIVANFFNEGYQENVCLAQVFWVKDGKVEKLLIGSSLPLDIKQHLSRFSEITELKKRLRNLQGVSLFDDNFSRYSESFRHRFGMTSDKAIDLFYQTVSMKSVSSLTDFVREQMLEKTDVKEQIAILLKRFDELNKAHAAVVHAREQYNHLKPLVEFAVQYGELSSEIEKIEEMLTAVPAWFAEKKISLIENAIAETTNQLEQANYTLKSIEDELKRLENKKFGLKQDIDNNGGKRLEQIADEISNRSQAKVLKKKEWDNYDLLAKRSGLMSVENETGFSKNLQDGQVIFENCEKKETELREERDKTVIQLREKENELQDEQAELDSLKARKSQIPSWLVEIRNQICYDLQIEEDELPFAGELLKVHDDETEWEGAIERLLHDFGMNLLVSSTHYRSVSRYVNAKTLRSIDGKGRKLNYLEADIYRSDNYTKQLTHDSVLHKIETKPDTAFESWMENYLHRNYAEFACVEQEELMQIPNAITKQGLIKRGKIRHTKDDRWNINDRRNFILGWSNVDKIKALEENVIEIQSAIHSIRNQKSSVEKQQETNTNIKTAVTKIIEQRDYNIIDWQAEVRKIFDLQKEQQELLDKNDQLNRLKISLGEVESELKMLKEKETSQNQHIGGLQKTLENYSNQLNVANTLKGSIDEIRKEKYYTVIEDKIGDKTFKLSNADSFQEQFKKQFEGDTGELKRMRTNLSILGNKITRKMRDIKDHSKAEYSEFSEDVEARPEYIKKFEQLANEDLKRHEDRFKEELNRNVINSISVFDNQLEKHEKDIKQKIIYINQHLHEIVYDSAKGTYITILIDATTNKDIRQFKEDLRLCYINTLGDESGLYNEAKYEQVKKILDRFASMENVDREWTSTVTDVRNWFEFNASERYSSDNTEKEFYEGSGGKSGGQKEKLAYTILASALAYQFGLQFGEDKSRSFRFVVIDEAFGRGSDESTRYGLELFRKLNLQLLIVTPLQKIHIIENHVNAFHFISNRDGNNSQISNLTVQQYKDEKAKRNIIFQPVDKSEINEQ, encoded by the coding sequence ATGAATGAAATAAACTTTGATACTGTTATTGTAAACGCCGGGTTCAGGCTTCAATACCTTGAAGTACTGAATTGGGGTACTTTTAATAATAATATTTGGAGGATAGAACCTAAAGGGTTTAATTCTTTATTAACAGGTGATATTGGTTCTGGAAAATCTACCCTGGTTGATGCACTTACTACTCTATTGGTGCCATCATATAAAATAACTTTCAATAAAGCCGCAGGGGCAGAAGGCAAAGAAAGAAATTTACTGACTTATGTACGGGGTGAATACAAAAAAGAAAAGGAAGAAATAACCAAGACTGCAAAAAAGATTTACCTGCGGCCTGATGATAATACACACACCGTTATAGTTGCAAATTTTTTTAATGAAGGCTATCAGGAAAATGTTTGCCTTGCACAGGTGTTTTGGGTAAAAGATGGAAAGGTTGAAAAATTACTGATTGGAAGCAGCCTGCCTCTTGATATTAAACAGCACCTGAGTAGATTTAGTGAAATTACGGAGTTAAAAAAGCGGCTCAGAAATTTACAAGGAGTAAGCTTATTTGATGATAATTTCAGCAGGTATAGTGAAAGTTTCCGTCACAGGTTTGGAATGACGAGTGATAAAGCGATTGATTTGTTTTATCAAACGGTATCTATGAAATCCGTTAGTAGCTTAACAGATTTTGTGAGGGAGCAGATGCTGGAAAAAACTGATGTAAAAGAGCAAATTGCAATTCTGCTTAAACGGTTTGATGAATTGAATAAAGCACATGCTGCTGTTGTACATGCAAGGGAACAATATAACCACCTGAAACCACTTGTTGAATTTGCAGTTCAGTATGGAGAATTGAGTTCCGAAATTGAAAAGATTGAAGAAATGTTAACCGCCGTGCCGGCATGGTTTGCTGAAAAGAAAATTAGCCTGATAGAAAATGCCATTGCTGAAACTACTAACCAGTTAGAACAGGCAAATTATACTTTAAAGTCTATTGAGGATGAGTTAAAGCGTTTAGAAAATAAAAAGTTTGGCTTAAAGCAGGATATAGATAATAATGGAGGTAAAAGATTAGAACAAATTGCTGATGAGATTTCAAACCGGTCACAAGCTAAAGTGCTGAAGAAGAAAGAATGGGATAACTATGATTTGCTGGCAAAACGAAGTGGTCTGATGAGTGTAGAAAATGAAACAGGCTTTTCTAAGAATTTACAAGATGGGCAAGTCATTTTTGAAAATTGCGAAAAGAAAGAAACTGAATTGAGGGAGGAAAGAGACAAAACCGTTATTCAACTTCGGGAAAAAGAAAACGAACTGCAAGATGAGCAGGCAGAATTAGATTCTTTAAAGGCAAGAAAAAGCCAGATACCATCCTGGCTGGTTGAAATAAGAAATCAAATTTGTTACGATTTGCAAATTGAAGAAGACGAATTGCCTTTTGCTGGTGAGTTGCTAAAAGTGCATGATGATGAAACTGAATGGGAAGGTGCCATTGAAAGACTATTACACGATTTTGGAATGAACCTGCTTGTATCTTCCACGCATTACAGGAGTGTAAGCAGGTACGTTAATGCTAAAACATTAAGAAGCATAGATGGCAAAGGTAGAAAACTTAATTATCTGGAAGCTGATATTTATCGCTCTGATAACTATACTAAACAATTAACACACGATAGTGTACTGCATAAAATTGAAACAAAGCCGGATACCGCTTTTGAATCATGGATGGAAAATTATTTGCACCGCAACTATGCTGAATTTGCCTGTGTAGAGCAGGAAGAGTTAATGCAAATCCCCAATGCGATAACAAAACAAGGATTGATTAAACGGGGCAAAATAAGACACACCAAAGATGACAGGTGGAATATTAATGATAGAAGAAACTTTATTTTAGGATGGTCTAATGTTGACAAAATAAAAGCACTGGAGGAAAATGTTATTGAAATACAATCAGCTATTCATTCAATAAGGAATCAAAAAAGCAGTGTTGAGAAACAGCAGGAAACTAACACTAACATTAAAACAGCCGTAACTAAAATAATTGAACAGAGAGATTATAATATCATTGACTGGCAGGCAGAAGTACGAAAAATCTTTGATCTTCAAAAGGAACAGCAAGAACTATTGGATAAAAATGACCAGTTAAACAGATTAAAAATTAGTTTGGGAGAAGTTGAAAGTGAATTAAAAATGCTGAAGGAAAAAGAAACATCTCAGAACCAGCATATAGGGGGGCTTCAGAAAACATTAGAGAATTATAGCAATCAGTTAAATGTTGCAAATACATTAAAAGGTTCAATTGATGAAATTAGGAAAGAGAAGTATTACACTGTTATTGAGGACAAAATTGGTGATAAGACCTTTAAGCTGAGCAATGCAGATTCTTTCCAGGAGCAGTTTAAAAAACAGTTTGAGGGCGACACAGGGGAGCTGAAGAGAATGCGTACAAATCTTTCAATCCTGGGGAATAAAATAACCAGGAAAATGAGGGATATTAAAGACCATTCAAAAGCTGAATACAGCGAATTTTCGGAAGATGTGGAGGCAAGGCCGGAGTACATTAAAAAGTTTGAGCAATTGGCAAATGAGGATTTAAAGCGGCATGAAGACAGGTTTAAAGAAGAACTGAACCGGAATGTGATAAACAGTATTTCAGTTTTTGACAATCAGTTGGAAAAACATGAAAAAGATATCAAGCAAAAAATAATATATATCAATCAGCACCTTCATGAAATAGTATATGATTCAGCAAAAGGAACGTATATCACTATACTGATTGATGCAACAACTAATAAAGACATCAGGCAGTTTAAAGAGGATTTACGTTTATGTTACATCAACACCCTTGGTGATGAAAGCGGATTATACAATGAAGCAAAATACGAGCAGGTAAAGAAAATATTAGACCGTTTTGCCAGTATGGAAAATGTTGACAGGGAATGGACAAGTACTGTAACTGACGTAAGAAACTGGTTTGAGTTTAATGCCAGCGAACGATATTCGTCCGACAACACTGAGAAAGAATTCTACGAAGGTTCAGGAGGTAAAAGCGGTGGGCAAAAAGAAAAATTGGCTTACACAATTCTTGCATCTGCATTAGCCTACCAGTTTGGTTTGCAGTTTGGGGAGGATAAGAGCAGAAGTTTTCGTTTTGTAGTTATTGACGAAGCATTCGGAAGGGGCAGCGATGAAAGTACCCGTTATGGGCTTGAATTGTTTCGCAAACTCAATTTGCAATTACTAATAGTAACACCACTTCAAAAAATCCATATAATCGAAAATCATGTAAACGCTTTTCATTTTATCAGCAACCGGGATGGCAACAATTCTCAAATAAGTAACCTTACCGTTCAGCAATACAAAGACGAAAAAGCAAAGCGAAATATTATTTTTCAGCCTGTTGATAAATCTGAAATAAATGAACAATGA